The proteins below are encoded in one region of Aquisphaera giovannonii:
- a CDS encoding IS481 family transposase, which produces MPWKDVSLMSQRLEFVALAAAEGANVRELCRRFAISPKTAYKWIARHRDGGDDALADRPRRPASSPARCPGDLEAAVLRLRDDHPAWGGRKLRARLAAMGMAAVPAASTITAILRRHGRLEPAASAAATPWVRFEHDAPNRLWQMDFKGHFAAGAGRCHPLTILDDHSRYAVGLYACGDQREATVRRLLEATFRAHGLPERILCDNGSPWGPCGGEARHTGLTVWLLRLGVGVSHGRPFHPQTQGKDERFHRTLKAEVIQGRAFRDLEACRSGFEAWRETYNHRRPHEALGLAVPASRYRMSERPYPEAPPSWEYGPGDAVRKVACDGTISFRGRRSVLGKAFRGERVAVRPADADGSFGVYFGVHRVAGIDLRAHNDLH; this is translated from the coding sequence ATGCCCTGGAAGGATGTGTCGCTCATGTCCCAGCGCCTCGAGTTCGTCGCCCTGGCCGCCGCCGAGGGGGCCAACGTCCGCGAGCTGTGCCGCCGCTTCGCCATCAGCCCCAAGACCGCCTACAAGTGGATCGCCCGCCACCGCGACGGCGGCGACGACGCCCTGGCCGACCGCCCCCGCCGCCCGGCCTCCTCGCCGGCCCGCTGCCCGGGGGACCTCGAGGCCGCCGTCCTGCGCCTCCGCGACGACCACCCCGCCTGGGGCGGCCGCAAGCTCCGCGCCCGCCTCGCCGCCATGGGGATGGCGGCCGTCCCGGCCGCCAGCACCATCACCGCCATCCTCCGCCGCCACGGCCGGCTCGAGCCGGCCGCCTCCGCGGCGGCGACGCCCTGGGTGCGCTTCGAGCACGACGCCCCCAACCGCCTCTGGCAGATGGACTTCAAGGGCCACTTCGCCGCCGGGGCCGGCCGCTGCCACCCGCTGACGATCCTCGACGACCACTCGCGCTACGCCGTGGGCCTCTACGCCTGCGGCGACCAGCGCGAGGCCACGGTGCGCCGCCTCCTGGAGGCCACCTTCCGCGCCCACGGCCTGCCCGAGCGGATCCTCTGCGACAACGGCTCGCCCTGGGGCCCCTGCGGCGGCGAGGCGCGGCACACGGGCCTGACGGTGTGGCTGCTGCGGCTGGGCGTCGGAGTCAGCCACGGCCGCCCGTTCCACCCCCAGACCCAGGGCAAGGACGAGCGGTTCCACCGCACCCTCAAGGCGGAGGTCATCCAGGGGCGGGCCTTCCGCGACCTGGAGGCCTGCCGGTCCGGCTTCGAGGCGTGGCGCGAGACCTACAACCACCGGCGGCCGCACGAGGCGCTGGGGCTGGCGGTGCCGGCGAGCCGCTACCGCATGAGCGAGCGGCCCTACCCCGAGGCGCCCCCCTCGTGGGAGTACGGCCCCGGCGACGCGGTGCGGAAGGTGGCCTGCGACGGGACCATCAGCTTCCGCGGCCGCCGGTCCGTCCTGGGCAAGGCGTTCCGCGGCGAGCGCGTGGCCGTGCGGCCGGCCGACGCCGACGGCTCCTTCGGCGTCTACTTCGGCGTCCACCGGGTTGCCGGCATCGACCTCCGGGCGCACAATGACCTCCACTGA
- the selA gene encoding L-seryl-tRNA(Sec) selenium transferase — MGTANGGDADGPDSRRALRRLPAVHVVLGDERLAEAAGRLGREAVVGAVRAAIGEARDGLREGRDAGGDPRGLASRALAILGGTRPALRPVINATGILLHTGLGRSPLAEEAIAAVAAVARGYSNLELDLDDGERGRRTAGVARLLRGLTGAAAATVVNNNAGATMLALRAMARGPGGVRGPTPEGGPALAPEVIVSRGELVEIGGSFRLPEIFEAAGVRLREVGTTNRTRLDDYARAIGPATAAILRVHPSNYRIVGFTEKPALEDLASLARARGLPLIDDIGSGALGPGMPGGLADEPTAAEGVAAGADLVLFSGDKLLGGPQCGILVGSASAIRKVEAEPLMRALRVDKMTLAALEATLALIADPAHAASRLPLWRMIGADVGSIRRRAERLAAGLRDELGLDASVVESESFLGGGSAPVSPIPTAAVRVGPPFPAGSPSESSWARALRRGDPAVVPRVSRGAVLFDLRTVAEAEEAGLLDAIRRSCHDRWPDAGPGAGVDHGGPTP, encoded by the coding sequence GTGGGAACGGCGAACGGCGGCGACGCGGACGGTCCTGACTCCCGGCGAGCCCTCCGGCGGCTGCCGGCGGTGCACGTCGTGCTCGGGGATGAGCGGCTCGCGGAGGCGGCCGGAAGGCTCGGCCGCGAGGCGGTCGTCGGGGCGGTGCGCGCGGCGATCGGCGAGGCCCGCGACGGCCTCCGCGAGGGGCGGGACGCGGGCGGCGACCCGCGCGGGCTGGCGTCGCGGGCGCTCGCGATCCTCGGGGGCACGCGCCCGGCCCTCCGGCCGGTGATCAACGCGACGGGGATCCTGCTGCACACCGGCCTGGGCCGCTCGCCGCTGGCCGAGGAGGCGATCGCCGCCGTCGCGGCCGTCGCCCGCGGGTACTCCAACCTGGAGCTGGACCTCGACGACGGCGAGCGGGGCCGCCGGACCGCCGGCGTGGCGAGGCTCCTCCGCGGGCTCACCGGCGCGGCCGCGGCGACCGTCGTGAACAACAACGCCGGCGCCACGATGCTGGCCCTCCGGGCGATGGCGAGGGGACCGGGCGGCGTTCGCGGGCCGACGCCCGAGGGCGGGCCCGCCCTCGCCCCCGAGGTGATCGTCTCGCGGGGCGAGCTCGTGGAGATCGGCGGCAGCTTCCGGCTGCCGGAGATCTTCGAGGCCGCCGGCGTCCGGCTCCGCGAGGTCGGCACGACGAACCGGACCCGGCTGGACGACTACGCGAGGGCGATCGGCCCGGCGACCGCGGCGATCCTCCGCGTCCACCCGAGCAACTACCGGATCGTCGGCTTCACCGAGAAGCCGGCCCTCGAGGACCTCGCGAGCCTCGCCCGGGCCCGCGGCCTGCCGCTGATCGACGACATCGGCTCCGGGGCGCTCGGGCCGGGCATGCCGGGCGGGCTCGCGGACGAGCCGACGGCGGCGGAGGGGGTCGCGGCGGGCGCGGACCTCGTGCTCTTCTCCGGCGACAAGCTCCTGGGCGGCCCCCAGTGCGGGATCCTCGTCGGCTCGGCGTCGGCGATCCGCAAGGTGGAGGCCGAGCCGCTCATGCGGGCCCTCCGCGTGGACAAGATGACCCTCGCGGCCCTCGAGGCGACCCTCGCCCTGATCGCCGACCCCGCGCACGCCGCGTCCCGCCTGCCGCTCTGGCGGATGATCGGCGCCGACGTCGGATCGATCCGCCGCCGCGCGGAGCGACTCGCGGCGGGCCTGCGCGACGAGCTTGGCCTGGACGCCTCGGTCGTCGAGTCGGAGTCGTTCCTCGGCGGCGGCAGCGCCCCGGTCTCGCCGATCCCGACGGCGGCGGTGCGCGTGGGACCCCCGTTCCCGGCCGGCTCGCCGTCGGAGTCGTCCTGGGCGAGGGCGCTGCGACGCGGGGATCCGGCGGTGGTGCCGCGCGTGAGCCGCGGCGCGGTGCTGTTCGACCTTCGGACGGTGGCGGAGGCCGAGGAGGCCGGACTCCTCGACGCCATCCGCCGTTCGTGTCATGATCGATGGCCGGATGCCGGCCCTGGTGCGGGGGTGGATCACGGCGGTCCGACCCCCTGA